In the Anastrepha obliqua isolate idAnaObli1 chromosome 1, idAnaObli1_1.0, whole genome shotgun sequence genome, one interval contains:
- the LOC129244845 gene encoding uncharacterized protein LOC129244845 — protein MISRRDKLLNLPWAQQRYEHHRANLHSAKPAIDMRCPPFYPHVILKPKKMQKEKERLQRIEVENVRLLQKLGDIMKTKRMSDLWLAPRPNFLHREKLFETRPYSSLPKLITIYGPKSSVEHEMSLQRTLKSPNSLMVHRCPTCSGKPERTQVAIPENRIPWEQARISHNVQIKKIYEMKMCSDCGHPKKTHEMRKNSNAEN, from the exons ATGATTTCACGTCGTGACAAGCTCTTGAATCTACCTTGGGCGCAACAACGATACGAACATCATCGTGCCAATCTGCATTCTGCCAAACCGGCCATCGATATGCGCTGCCCACCCTTCTACCCGCATGTCATTCTCAAGCCGAAGAAGATGCAAAAGGAGAAGGAACGTTTGCAACGCATCGAAGTGGAAAATGTGCGACTGTTGCAGAAATTGGGCGATATCATGAAGACGAAACGAATGTCGGATTTGTGGTTGGCACCAAGACCAAA TTTTCTACATCGCGAAAAATTATTCGAAACGCGTCCGTACTCGAGCCTACCCAAATTGATAACGATTTATGGACCGAAATCATCAGTGGAACACGAGATGAGTTTGCAAAGAACTTTGAAATCGCCGAACTCGCTAATGGTGCACAGATGTCCGACTTGTAGTGGAAAACCCGAGCGTACTCAAGTG GCTATTCCCGAAAATCGTATTCCCTGGGAGCAAGCGCGTATTTCACACAACGTACAAATCAAGAAAATTTATGAGATGAAAATGTGTTCGGATTGTGGACATCCCAAGAAGACGcatgaaatgagaaaaaactcAAATGCAGAAAACTAA